The sequence TTTGATATACCAATGTTAGTTGAGTGTTGCAGACGCTTGCTCGTATGTTCCTCTATGTGTATTTTTACAAAAGTCGGAAGCCAATGCAGACAAAAAAAACCTGGTGATTCTCTTTGCTGATATTGTTGGGAGTACCCGTCTTTATGAGAACTTAGGGAATGAAAAAGCACGAGAGCTGACCTCCCATTGTCTTGATCTGGTAAGTGATGTTATTACCGGTAATAAGGGGACTGTGATTAAGACTATTGGTGACGAGGTGATGTGTGTGTTCTCAGCAATAGATAAAGCAGCTGAGACAGCTATTTTGATCCAGGAAAAAGTTTCCGTATCGAATGATTATCTTGATGTGCGTTTGCAGATGAAAGTTGGTTTTCATATGGGGGACGTAATTATAGAAAAAGATGATGTTTTTGGTGATGCCGTTAACGTCGCCGCCCGGATGGTCGCACAGGCAAAAGCAGACCAGATTATTACAACCAGCGAAACTCTGAGAGAACTCCCCCCAGCTTTACGAGCTACCGCACGTCAATTGAAAGAAGTTCATATACATGGAAAGGATAAATGCATTCAGCTCTGTGAATTAACTTGGGGAGAGGTGTCCGATCTGACTGTAGTTGGTCGGTTAAGTGATTTCGGCAATAATTGTGTAACAGAAAGTTGTACAACAATGAATCTATGTTTCCAGGGGGTTGAAATAAAGGTAAGCCAGGAAAATCCACAGGTTACTTTTGGTAGAGGAGATACTAATACGGTGGTTGTTGATGGTCTTATGGTTTCTCGCCGGCATGCCCTTGTTGAGTGGCGTTCCAGTGGAGTTTTTTACCTGGTCGATCAGAGTACAAACGGTATCTATCTACTTGCTGAAGACAAGAAGAAACGTTTTGTTCACAGAGACGAGATACAACTGAAAAATAGTGGTTTTTTTTGGCTCAGTAAAGAAACCTTTCCAGATTCTTTACAGGCCGTTCGATATACTGAAAAAAGGCAATTAAATTGATCTGTAGCTGTTTGTAGATGATGTGGACGGCATCAACATTATTTGCACTATCTGTTAAAAAAATCAGAAAAACACAGAAACACGATACTATTTTCCTGGGATTTTCAAGTCAATATAGCTTCCTCAATCGGAACTGTCGATTCAGTCTTACATTGAATAATAGGGGACCGTACTACGGTTTTTAGTGCAGTGCAGGAGCATTAAACGTGGTGCGTCCCCTATTACTACAAAATTTCGTTAAGGCGGGAGAAATTGCCCGGCTGGCTGTGCTCAACAGCTTAGGAGACCTAGCCGCTACTCATTTCCAAGATGTCTTACCTGGAGCTTTGGAGCACTTTAAGCATGTGATTGTGTTGACTCACATTCCTCCTTTCAAAGAGTCTTGCTGGCATGAAGGGGAAGTCTCAGCTGATGATTGGCTTCCTCACTTTTCATGCAAAGCGGTGGGAGATGTGTTGGTGAAATTTATGGAAGGTTTTCCTGATAAGCAGATGACAGTTCTCTGTGGCCATACCCACAGTAGTGGGGTATGCCAGATTCTAGCAAATTTGCAGGTGAAGACAGGTGGGGCAAAATATGGATCACCAATGATTCAAGAGATTGTGGAGTTGGATAAATAATTGGTGCATGAAGGTCACAAGTTCTTTCCCGGGGTTCAATTGTGTACATCGAAACTAATCGAGTATGAATAACACCAATTTGTATTTCCCCGCTATTCCTAAAAAATAATCTGCAATTCCCTGATGATATCGTGATATAATCAGTAAGGATGAGACTGGAAAGTCGTGAAAAGCTTATCACCGCACAATAGCAATACAGAGGTCTCGTGAGTTTCAACGAATATCTATATGAAAACAATTTGGCCGTCACTACGATCGGCTGAGACACCAGACATGAGCAAAACATGATACAGGATATTATTAGAAAGACCCGTACGGTACGCAAGTTTCAGGGGGAAATAAAAATTTCCCAAGAGATCCTGCTGGATCTGGTTGATCTGGCCCGGCTCGGGGGGTCTGCCAGAAACCGCCAGCCGCTTTGTTATATGTTGATTACTGCCAGCGAGCAGTGCGAAGAAATATTCCCGTTGCTCGGTTGGGCCGGATATCTGAGTGATTGGCCGGGGCCAGAAGCAGGAGAACGACCAGTCGCCTACATACTGTGTTTGCTTGACACCAAGCGATGTGAAGAGCCGGAAAATGAAGTGTATATCGATTTGGGCATTGCCAGCCAGAATATCTTGCTCGGGGCTGCAGAACGGGGGATCTTCGGATGTCGGATCGGGGCTTTCTCAAAAGATGCCATTGGCAGAAGTTTAGATCTGGAAAATCGTTATAAGCCGTTGCTTGTTTTAGCTCTTGGTTACCCGGCGGAAGAAGTGGTTCTGGAAGAAATGGAACACGATGGTGATATTCGCTATTGGCGTGATGGGGATGGTGTACATCACGTACCAAAACGACGGTTGAGCGAAATCGTTTTGGTACCTGGATCCTGATGTTATACCAGGAAACATTTCACAATATTCCTTCAGACAGAAGAATGGCCTACGGGGTTTTGAAACTTGGAGGCTATGTTCCGGAAGAGATTGCTATCCGACGGGAAATTAATCAGATGGAAGATTTTTTGCGTAACGGTAGTGATACCAAGGAACGGGTTGTCCGACTGGAGCGAACGTTTGGCAAGAAACTCCAACTTCGGCCTGAATCGCCCTGCTATGACAATGTTGTTGAGCGATTGCCGAAGTGATTACTGAATTATGGCAAAAACACTGATCATCATTGGTCTTATTTTCGTCTTACTTGGTGTTTGCTGGCCATTATTGCAGAAATTTAATCTGGGTCGGTTACCCGGTGATTTCGTCTTCAAGTCCTGGGGGTTTAAGTTTTACCTGCCTCTGACTTCCTGCATTGTTATTTCTGTGGTGCTGTCAATCTTGCTTTGGATTTTCAGGAAGTAATCTTCAGGGGCTTCCCAGTTGTTTTTACGCTTGGCTACGTGGGGAAATAGTCGGTAAACCAAGGGGTTGTCCATAGCTTTTGCTGCTCGACCTAAGAGAAAGGTCAAAGGCAGACTTGACCCCCTTTTTTCTTTGATGAAGTTGTCCAGGCAATTGCTGATGGCTATGCTGTCAACGATGTGCCACACTGGAATAAGGAAAAATATCCCAATCAGCGAATTCTGACCGTTGTGATCCATAAATATGCCCATTTGGTACCATATGTCATTGACGGTGAGAATTATTTTCTGAAAACTATCATTCCAAGCCGTAAGGAACAGAAACGATTACGAGGTGAGGAAAATGACTAAGAAAAAAGAAAAAAACAAACTTGATGTCTATGAACAGGAAATATTGGACAGATATGAGTCCGGTAAAATGGAGAAAAGTCCTGTTTCCGAGTCGTTGATTACTGCTGCCCTTGCAACAATGCGAAAGAATAAAAATATCAATATCCGTATTTCAGAAAATGACCTTGAATCCATCAAGTTACAGGCCGCAAGGGAGGGGC comes from Desulfocapsa sulfexigens DSM 10523 and encodes:
- a CDS encoding adenylate/guanylate cyclase domain-containing protein, producing MILFADIVGSTRLYENLGNEKARELTSHCLDLVSDVITGNKGTVIKTIGDEVMCVFSAIDKAAETAILIQEKVSVSNDYLDVRLQMKVGFHMGDVIIEKDDVFGDAVNVAARMVAQAKADQIITTSETLRELPPALRATARQLKEVHIHGKDKCIQLCELTWGEVSDLTVVGRLSDFGNNCVTESCTTMNLCFQGVEIKVSQENPQVTFGRGDTNTVVVDGLMVSRRHALVEWRSSGVFYLVDQSTNGIYLLAEDKKKRFVHRDEIQLKNSGFFWLSKETFPDSLQAVRYTEKRQLN
- a CDS encoding nitroreductase family protein; the encoded protein is MIQDIIRKTRTVRKFQGEIKISQEILLDLVDLARLGGSARNRQPLCYMLITASEQCEEIFPLLGWAGYLSDWPGPEAGERPVAYILCLLDTKRCEEPENEVYIDLGIASQNILLGAAERGIFGCRIGAFSKDAIGRSLDLENRYKPLLVLALGYPAEEVVLEEMEHDGDIRYWRDGDGVHHVPKRRLSEIVLVPGS
- a CDS encoding DnaJ family domain-containing protein: MLYQETFHNIPSDRRMAYGVLKLGGYVPEEIAIRREINQMEDFLRNGSDTKERVVRLERTFGKKLQLRPESPCYDNVVERLPK
- a CDS encoding DUF2905 domain-containing protein, whose protein sequence is MAKTLIIIGLIFVLLGVCWPLLQKFNLGRLPGDFVFKSWGFKFYLPLTSCIVISVVLSILLWIFRK
- a CDS encoding CopG family antitoxin encodes the protein MTKKKEKNKLDVYEQEILDRYESGKMEKSPVSESLITAALATMRKNKNINIRISENDLESIKLQAAREGLPYQTLIGSLIHKYATGSLKEVH